The Dyadobacter sp. 676 DNA window TGGATGCCCAAACTCCCCTGCAAAAGATCGAACATAGCCTGCATCCCTGGGTCGCGTTTCTGATCATGCCGCTTTTTGCCTTGGCCAATTCAGGTATGCACATCGGAAGTGACTTTTTTACTGCACTTGTCAATCCTGTCAGTTTTGGGGTGATGACCGGTCTGGTGGTCGGTAAGCTGGCAGGCGTTTTCGGGTTTACATGGATGATGGTCAAACTAGGGATCGCCGATCTTCCACGGCTGGTCAACTGGAAGCACATTTTCGGCGTCGCGCTTCTGGCCGGGGTTGGATTTACCATGTCGCTTTTTGTGACAAACCTGGCGTTTGGCGATCCAGTCCACATTGATGCAGCTAAATACGGGATTTTGCTAGCCTCGGTTCTCTCGGGAACAGCGGGCATAATATACCTTCGATCGATTTCCAGAACATAAGAAGACGGCGAGATTTACCTTGAATTACTACTTTCCACAAAAACCAGAAACCTCACGAAACTCATCTGTTTTTTTACTTTTGCTCCTTGCATTTATCAGAGTTCACACGCGCAAAAAGCGACGAAGAAGAAATCCGGCGATTTGAGTCGAGTGGACTAAGCTACTGAACTGAGACGACACTACTGCTCTGTTACATGTTCGGACAAAGGACTATATTGTTAACAATCCCAATGGGAAGATTTCGGGAGTTGCTGATATTATAGCTCCAATCAGAAATGCACAGAAATTTCCTGAAGTTGAAAGAACCAATGAGAAAAGTACTTTCAATCATAATTTGGCGATCGTGGTGGGAAGTCAGATGGCAGCTGGTTCAACTCAGCAAGATAGAGTTAAACGAAGATTGACAAATGTGTGGATTCGCAGGAAGCAGGGTGGCAACTGGCTACCAGACAATCAACAAATACAATGGTTGCGCTGACTTTGTCCCAGCTATTGTCATCTTCCAGTAAAGTGAAAGTGGCAGCGAGAGTGACCACCGCCGGCTGGCCCGCCGATTCCAATTTAGCCTCATCATGTCATTTCGGCCACAATTGACCACTCTATTTTCTTTTCATCAACAAGTTACACCAGATTACCCGAATCGTAACAGGTTGTCAATCTGCCGCGGAATGAAGTGGCCAGTGCTCTCGCATCCCCAGCCCTTGACTAATGTGTTCTATTAGCGTGAAGTGCGTTTTGCATTCCATGTACGAATCTCATCAACCAATGAGGCTTTGGACATTGCGGAAATACGATTCAATTCACCTTTTAGTTCTATACGTTTTTCAGCCGACTCAAAGGTACTATTCTCGCCCCGAGGGTGGAAAAGGTGAAACATGTAACCCTTGACCCTTCCTACCCGCATCTCAAGCCCCTGCCAACGTCTCAATCTTTCTGCATCTTCCGGGCCCCAGCCAGTAAAATTTTCATTTTCCATTCCGGCTTCCACGTATGCCTCTTTTTTTGCAACGAAGCCTCCACCGCATGCAAGTTTTGTGTATGGGGCTACCATCCGGTCTGCATTTTCTTCAAGCGGTTTGAGATCGTGATTCGATAAGAAAATTCTTCTGAACGTCACACCCGTTTCCATATACCTGCCGTCATACGGATAAATGAAATCATACGCCCCGGCACGAAGACTCTCGACCGCTGACAACAGTTGATGATGATAGACGACAACATCTGCGTCCCAAATAGCAATGTAGGGCGTTGTCGTTTGCAGGGTCAGGAAATTGAGATATTTTGTCCTGTGAAATGTTCTATTGTTGTCTTTTTCAAAAATGACTTCAACTTCCGTTGGTAATATTTCTCTTAGCAGTCCATTGTTTTCGCTATCGGCCTCCATAACAATGATATTCGTATCAAAATATCCCAATAAATAAGTCGTTACACATTTGAGATTTTCTAATCGTTCAAGCGAATCGACCCTGACGGGAATTATAAATGTTACATCTTTTAAATTAGTCTTGGTATTCGTGGACATTTTCTATATGATATTTAGGTCGACTATGGATTAACTCTTAGATCGCTGTATTAATGTGACTAAATAAAAAGAAACGAAAAGAAATGCTATTCCGGATATTAGCGTTCGATTACTTTTAGCGATAAGCTGATTTTTGGTATCTAAGTCCATACTTTTCCCCAGGTTCTCTTTTTCGATTAATGGACTCACCAAGTTACTGTATATCAAAAAGTATAGCCCAAATATCAGAAAAGCTGCGCTGACAACCGAAAGATTGAATCTCCCTGAAATTCTCACATATACCGATAACAAGATGATTTCCAATGAAAAATAATAAAGGAACAATGTTGCCATCATCCTGAACCCAACAGCATTCTTTGCTGCCTGTATTGATTCATGTTTTAATGAATGGAAGTAAATGCCTGCATATAAGTCATTTACAAAATTCTTTAAAATTCCCATTTTATAGCTGTTACATAAAACTTTGTTCCGTGTGAGACACACGGAACAAAGATACTCCTTATGGATTTGTTGGTGTCAGTGATGTCGCATAAAAACCTACTGCGGCTGATGCGACACCTGCAGTCAAGGCCAGCCATCCGATGGGTGTTGCCGTTGCCACGACGCCAAGGCCAATAGCCGCAATGTTGTAATAGTCAGCTTCGACAATCTGGCCGTCTGAAATTGCAATAACAACTTGGACGGTACCTACAAGTACCCCTGCAACACCAAGTGCCCTGGCCGTCGTTGACAATGCATTTGATGTCTTCAAGACTGTAGCATTTTCCATGCCCAATGTTTTCACAAACACGTCTGCATAAGTAGCAGACAAGCCGAATGTGGTCACCGAAACGTTCAAGACATTAAGCGTGGTATTCAGGCGCTCCATAAATATCTGGTAATCAGGAGTCGAGTGCTGTGCAACTTTAACGTAGTTGTGATTAATAAATGGCGAATAGACGCTGTTTGTGGGGGGAGTGGGGGCTCCCGTGCCGCCACCACCGCCCCCGCCGCCGGTGTACGGGTATCCGTCGCCAGAACCGTTAACACCTGTGTTACAAATCGGATAAGGTACCCGGTGCAAATGGTAAGTAACATCCCAGCAATTAGGGCCACAGCTTTGACCAGTTACCGTCTGGTATGAGAAGTATACGTTCTGACAAGTTATTTTTAAGCCGCTACTCTGCTCTCTATCATAGTAGGTATCAATATGACCATCTAAGTAACGCCATACTCGGGCCGGCTCCTCATTCCAGTCAGTATGGATTATCATTCCGGTAAAATGTGCACTATCGATGACAGTTCCAGGCTTATGTTTAAAGGGGTCATAGGCGACTTGGATAAGGTGCCCTTGGGTCTCGTTTTTCTTGTTTTTAAAGACAATAAATCCCTCAGCGATGCTCCACTTCAGGTATGCGGCCAATTTCGGGATATATTCTTGACCATCCTGCCATGTTATTAGAGTGGGAAGCTGATTTGAAGAAGTATAAAACACAGGAACCCAAACGACATCAGTTTTGTCTTTCTTGACTTTTACCCCGTCCTCCATCTTAGCCCACGACTAATTGAAGGGCTTTCACTGCGCTTGTTAGCACTTTTCTGTTGCGGTAGGTAAGTGTTTTCAAACCAGGATTTAGACTCATCCAGTGAAATTTCCGGCAACTCTTCGCCAATGGATGGAAAGTCAATATTGTCGTCGCACCCCAGTACAAACGCGGTGCCGGTCAAAGCGAGTATGTTTTTTACGAATTCCTGTCTATTCATCGTTAAGAATAAAAATGATTAAATAATTGATTCTCTTACTTTCGGCTGACGATTTTACTTCATGTTTGATTGTGTTTGATGTTGACGATAGTTTTTTGGCGCCTAGATAACACACCTTAAACATGTTTATCGGGCGATGAGCAAATGTATAATTATGGTTATTTCAATGGAATAATTAAAATTGAAAATATTCATAATTTTCGACCAATGAATGATTTTTATCGACTAGTGACGGCATTTTATATGACAAATGAGAGTTTTGTACCTGCTAAAAAAGAAACTAATTTGGTTATGATTTCCGAATCTATATTTAAGAATTTATTTTGTCAAATTTTGAACATATTTTGATTTGTTTATCAAAACGCTTCAAGTTTAATATTTGATTGAACCCAAAAATGTTCTCGGGACATAGGAGACAAACTTGTCGGTGGAGCTTTCCAACGCCATCCTGAATTTCAATTTGTACATACGTTTTCCGTTTGGATACCTTTCGTTGAAACAAATGAATCTAAGTACTAATCCATTTTACCTAATTCTTTCACCCCTTGATAATAAGTTAAGGTATCAACAAGTAAATGCGATTTTTCTGCCTTGCGCGGTGAAACTCATTTAAATGGCATGAGGTTGTTCCAGCGTTGCTACCTGGCTTTGACCCAGCTAAACAACCAGGCAGAAATGCGTTTAGCGCAGCCGAATGGAGCGAGGCTGGCGCGAGACATTGGATAGCCGGGAATACCATCTTAATATAGTCGCCATGCACGAAGAAGGGAGCTGCCTAGAAGATTACTGCCTCGCAATGAAGTCGTTCTGTTTAAAAGGAGTGAGATACAGATAGAGCGCCCAAGGGAAATAACACAGCTTGCAAATTTAACTTAGCGATACCAGATCCAGGACCAGGCGATTTGTTTCCAATCTCGAACGATCAAACCATTCCTTGCCTTCCACAGCGTCGCACTGTAGTTATTGAAAAATTCAGTTGCTTCTTCAATCGTTGATCCTTGTTGCAAAAAATAAACCCTGACGTGAATTTCGTCAGGGGGACACTGGCTTCCAAAGCCCAATAAAGATAGTTTCTTCTTCATTTGACCGCAGGAGTTTTGAACTTCGCGAACATTTTCTCGATGTCTGCCCGATCATAATAAATGACACCGCCGATACGCATAAAGCTGAGCTGCCGGCTCGCTCGCATGGCATGCAGCTTGCCGGGCGATACATCCAGCAACTTCCTAACTTCACGAGATTTGAGCCATTGTTTGGAATGCTGAGTGTCTCCGCCTGAAAGTAGTCTTCTCATTTCCGATAGCATTTGCTCCTTGAATTTTTCCAGATCCGCCAAAGTGACTAATTGATACGTGTATAACGCTGAACTCTCCTCAGTTTGTTTGCCCTTCTTTTCCATCGCTCATTATTTTACGTTACCAATCCAAAACATCGATTATGACATGCAGTTGATGTTTTTGACCGGAAAATAATGAGCAGCATTTGATACTTTTTTCCTCTTTTTCCCAGCGGAACAAAAAGAATGAAAGGCAGTTGGATGCCAGAGACATCGAACTGCCTTTTGAGTTTAATAATCCGCGAATACATGGCCTTCGTAGGCACTGTAGCCATCTAAAAATAAATCCTTCGCGAAAGCTTCGTAATCGAAATAACGTTCGAGAGCCTGTGGAACACCTGACAACAAGCCGGTCTCCTCGACGTATTGGTAAGCATACTCAAGCTCTGGATCTTTCATCGATCCACCAAAGAATCCACGGTAGCTTTCCCGGAAAACTTCAAGTTGGTCTTCCAGCTCGTACCCGTTAGATGGCCAATAGTTGATTTGCTTACAATAAATCTCGAATGCTTCGGCAGTCTCATCGTCCATTTCACCGGTGGCCTCAAAGTAGGCGAAAGCTTCTTTTTGAAGGCTACATTCTGATATCAAAAAATCCGGGATGTTTTCCCAGTCTTGGAACATTAGTTCGGGATCGAACTCATTCCGATGAAACTCGAGGCAATCTTGCAGAAATTCTTTAATGTCTGCATAATCTGTAAGATCAAACCATTTACCGAACAGCGACCCGCTGTTGTACTGACCATAGGTTCCTACATAGATTCTTGGAGCATTTTCGAGATTTTTCATGATTGAAAGGCATTTAAGTAGCTAAGGCCCCGGCTTTGTGCTCAGGGCAATCGCTGCCTTCCACTCAATGAAAAAATGACGGGGCTCGTCCCCTTGGTTGCAAGCCCATCCGGCGGTTTAAGGCGCGGCTGGCTAATGCGGGTTCAGCTAAAAAGCCGGATGACAAAGTGTAGGCTTGCAACCGTCATTTTTTGCTTTGTAATTTTCGTTTGCACTGCACGCATCTTTTAGTGATTCTTTTCAGCAATCCGAGCAACTTAAAAAAGGCATGTAGTCACCTCTCCCGCTAAATTTTAATTGCATTCATTCGCACTTCAAATACCGCTTCCAGCCGATTCAAACAAGCGTAACACCCGGGAAGAAATTGAATGAACTTCCTGTTCGCCGATCTGATAGTCCGGATTGTATCTCGCCCCCAGATATGCGTCTTCCAAAAACTGCAAAAGCTTTTCCTCATCCGGTGAACCGCCAGGAAAGATGTCATTCAGTTGAGGTGCTAATCTATGGTTAAACCTTTTAAGTGATCTGATGGAATGGGTGCGCCGTTCGCTTCCGTAGAGCGCAATTGCAGTGCTACGAAATGTCGTTTCAGCGGCTTGTTGTAGCATAAACATCGATAGCGCATACTCCCTTACTTGTTGGTAGTACGCTGCTCCCTCGAAGAACTTTCTGGCTTTGTTCATTCCGGCTACAAACGCGTGTCTTGACTTCTCGATCAGTTGCCTGAGGGTGTCGGGGAGCATTTTCGGTAATGGCGTAATACTCCGTTGGTATACCAGATTTTCGGTAGTACAGGCCAAAGAGAAATACACCTGCCCACTGGTAAGCGCCTGATGAATATCAGACAATTTGTGAACTGAGCAGCAGAGCTTTTCATCACCGGCACTGAATAGCTCAACGATGGGCTGATGATCTTTGAAGGGCTTTTGGTTATCATCGGCAAACACAATCAACAGATCCCTGTACGGCTTTTGCTCCGTTGATTCAGTGGCGGGATGCTTGACCTCAAATATCAGAAGTGGGTCGAGTGCTGCGATTAGTAATTCTATGATGGCTTTGCTCCCCGCCAGCTTCCCAAGCCGACGTTTCTGAAATGGAATCCCTTGATCGCTTCTTGAAATGAGGTAAACGGCTTCGAGAAGCGATTCCAGCAACTCGTACTGGATGATTTCAACGCATTCGCCGGTAGCTTCACAGATACTCACCTTGCTCAGTCCATAGTCCACCCAGTCTTCCAGAATCTCTTGCCACTGCTCATAGCCGTAAATATCAAAAACGCGCTTGATCGCCAGAAGGGGCTGCTCAGTCTCAGCGAGGGATAACCTACGGATCATGCCGCCATGGCGGTCGTTGAGCTCCCGGACATGCCGCATATACTGCCGATCGGCTTCAATTTGCGCATGACTGAAAGGCTGAAAATCGCTGGTATTCAGCTCGATGTCATCTTCTTCGGCAACATCTAGCAGCAACCTACAAGCTCTGATGATCTTCTTTAAATGCCTTTCCAGGCAAAGCACCGTCGACGGATCTCCTAGAAATGAAAAGGGTTTCTCCGTCGTCACTGCTTTTAGGAATTGCCACAGTTCGATACGTACGAATTCAAGATCAGTCGCGTGAAAGAATTCTGCGATCAGATCACGAGCATCGGCAAGCTTCTGCTCGCTCGAGCCCCAATTTTCGCTTGTTGTTAAATTTCCAGTCTCCATAGGCTTCTTTTTTTGACAAAAGAGAAGCTGCGACTCCGCGTACCGAACCACAACAAGTTGTATACTACCAACGGTCATTGGTAAAACACTTCCTCTTGCCTGTTGACCTTAGCGCAGATATTTCCTTTATTTGTAACCATGAGCACAGCAACAAAACCCAATCATATTGGTCATAAGATCTCACGCATCCGTGAACTGCGCGGACTGAAGCAGGAGTTCGTGGCACACGAACTGAAGGTCAGTCAGCAAACTGTTTCGAAAATCGAACAGAGTGAAACTGTTGATCAAGAATTGCTTGAACAGATCGGTAAGATCCTTGGCGTTCCTGCTGAAGGGATCAGAAATTTTAGCGAAGACGCTGTGTTTAACATCATCGGAAATACAGTTAACAACCATGATAATGGTTCACTGTTCAATTATTTCCCCACGTTTAACCCGATAGATAAGTTGGTTGAACTTTTCGAAGAAAACAAAAAGCTCTATGAGAGACTACTTGAAAGCGAGCGAGAAAAAGTTGAGTTACTTAGAAACAAGCAATAACAAAGAAGCCGCGTTGACGCGGCTTCTTTGTTTATAATGAGAATCTACCTACTGACGACGCCTTCTCCCGCGCGGCTTGCCCGTGTATTCAGGCTTTGGTACTTCCGTCTCAATAGCCAGCTCGAATCCTTTGGTAGCCTGATCGAAATCAAAAGTCGAGATTTTGAAAATCAGCTTTTGGCTTTCAAAATCAACTCCGCCTTTTTTCAATATATAATGGCCAGCGGGATAACGTGTCCCCGGCCACTTTTCTCGAATGAGAATGTCTGATCCGAAATGGCAGCCGGAACAAGGTATACGGATTTGATTTTCCGCTTTCCTTCCTGTGTCCCGATTTTAAAATTGGCCGACTCTGGATCTATTCCTAAGTCGCGAAGCGCGGCCGCCGGGAAAACAAGCTTGCCTGAGTTAGAAATGTAACCCGTCGGAAGCGGCGCTGCTTTTTGAGCGGTCTTGACCTCGGGAACGTTTTCTTCTGGGGAAAAGAATTTGATAGCTTTCAGTTTCATGGTGTTATGGGTTATTTTAGGCTAAAATAAGTCATTCTCCCTAGAAACTGGCACTTAAATGCCAAGGCCCTGCTTTTTCTGTCTTTTTTTGCACCTGCTGCAACTGCTCTTTTACCTCGATTCCGATGTTTTGAGCCAGTCGTTTTTCAATGGAGGCTAGCGAATAGCTGCGCCCTAAGTCGGAGCCCTTAATCTTGATATTTTTCCGCATATGATAGAATGCGATCCCTCTTCCAACATAAGTCTTATACCCCTGGGTTAACAATTTCGCTTTGATCTCATCGATCGATGCTGCCGTATTTAATAGCTGGTCAATAGATGACTTGAGCTTCAGATGCTGCTTGTCGGTCAGGACATTTTCAAGCCCTAGCCGCTTATTGATCCTCATTTCCGGTGCCTGGATTAATTCAAGCCGTTGCTCCATTCTTCGGCAGAATTCGCCTGTTCTGGCGTAGTTATGAAAATGCTTGGAGGTGTTTTTGCCATTGAAATTAATGCGATTGGCAACGATATGAAAGTGCAAATTGGCGCTATCCTCATGCTTGAAAACCAGCATCTGGTTCTGTTCAAACCCAAACTCCTTTGCATATTCCGTGGAGATTTCTGCGATCGTTTCGTTGCCGGGCTTCTCGCCCGGCGCGAAGCTAAATGACTGGTGCCACATGAATTTTTTTAGGTTCGTATTTTGCATATGATTACTGTTAAACTGGTTGATCAAATAGTCCAGGTCCAACTTCCCGTCTGCCTGCATTTTTATACCCAGGTTCTGGATATAAACCAATTCCCCTCGGACATCCTGCTCATCCAGGCTTTGCCGCATCCTTGTGGAGACGTGTTTGTCGTAGTAGCAATATTCAATTAACCCTTTGGCGTAGCTGCCGAGTGTCGCCTTTCCAATCATAACTGTAATACTCCCCAGAATTGAGGCCATCGGTTAAGTTTAGTAACTTGACATTAAACCGATGAAGACAATGAAACAAAGCCGGAGGAAATTCACAGCAAAATTCAAGGCAATGGTCGCTGTTGAGGCCTTGAAAGAACGAGAGTCTCTGAGTGAATTGGCGACCAGATTTGAGATTCACCCAACCCAGGTATCGGCATGGAAGCGGGAGTTTTTAGAGCGGGCAGAAAAAGCTTTCGGAGAAGAGCCGTCAAAAGAGGAGGAATCTGTTGACGTTGACAACCTCTTTAAGCAGATCGGCCAGTTGCAGGTGGAGAACGACTTCTTAAAAAAAGCTTGAAAAAAGCCGGTCTATGAAGGAGCGCATGGCATTGATCGACAACAGTCATCCATTGAGCATTCGACGGCAAGCCCAGATTCTAAGCATTAACCGCAGTCAGTTATATTACCGGCCTGCTGGTGAAAGAGAAGAGAATCTGGCGTTGATGGAAAAAATGGACAAAATTTTCCTATCGGACCCAACTTTGGGCGTGCTGGGTATGCAAGATGAGCTAGCAGAAATGGGCATGAATTACAACGTCAAGCGCATTCGTCGGTTACTTCGGAAAATGGCTATTGAGCCAATTTA harbors:
- a CDS encoding nuclear transport factor 2 family protein, producing the protein MLHVRTKDYIVNNPNGKISGVADIIAPIRNAQKFPEVERTNEKSTFNHNLAIVVGSQMAAGSTQQDRVKRRLTNVWIRRKQGGNWLPDNQQIQWLR
- a CDS encoding galactosyltransferase-related protein; the protein is MSTNTKTNLKDVTFIIPVRVDSLERLENLKCVTTYLLGYFDTNIIVMEADSENNGLLREILPTEVEVIFEKDNNRTFHRTKYLNFLTLQTTTPYIAIWDADVVVYHHQLLSAVESLRAGAYDFIYPYDGRYMETGVTFRRIFLSNHDLKPLEENADRMVAPYTKLACGGGFVAKKEAYVEAGMENENFTGWGPEDAERLRRWQGLEMRVGRVKGYMFHLFHPRGENSTFESAEKRIELKGELNRISAMSKASLVDEIRTWNAKRTSR
- a CDS encoding helix-turn-helix domain-containing protein; amino-acid sequence: MEKKGKQTEESSALYTYQLVTLADLEKFKEQMLSEMRRLLSGGDTQHSKQWLKSREVRKLLDVSPGKLHAMRASRQLSFMRIGGVIYYDRADIEKMFAKFKTPAVK
- a CDS encoding antirestriction protein ArdA, with the protein product MKNLENAPRIYVGTYGQYNSGSLFGKWFDLTDYADIKEFLQDCLEFHRNEFDPELMFQDWENIPDFLISECSLQKEAFAYFEATGEMDDETAEAFEIYCKQINYWPSNGYELEDQLEVFRESYRGFFGGSMKDPELEYAYQYVEETGLLSGVPQALERYFDYEAFAKDLFLDGYSAYEGHVFADY
- a CDS encoding HEPN domain-containing protein: METGNLTTSENWGSSEQKLADARDLIAEFFHATDLEFVRIELWQFLKAVTTEKPFSFLGDPSTVLCLERHLKKIIRACRLLLDVAEEDDIELNTSDFQPFSHAQIEADRQYMRHVRELNDRHGGMIRRLSLAETEQPLLAIKRVFDIYGYEQWQEILEDWVDYGLSKVSICEATGECVEIIQYELLESLLEAVYLISRSDQGIPFQKRRLGKLAGSKAIIELLIAALDPLLIFEVKHPATESTEQKPYRDLLIVFADDNQKPFKDHQPIVELFSAGDEKLCCSVHKLSDIHQALTSGQVYFSLACTTENLVYQRSITPLPKMLPDTLRQLIEKSRHAFVAGMNKARKFFEGAAYYQQVREYALSMFMLQQAAETTFRSTAIALYGSERRTHSIRSLKRFNHRLAPQLNDIFPGGSPDEEKLLQFLEDAYLGARYNPDYQIGEQEVHSISSRVLRLFESAGSGI
- a CDS encoding helix-turn-helix transcriptional regulator; the encoded protein is MSTATKPNHIGHKISRIRELRGLKQEFVAHELKVSQQTVSKIEQSETVDQELLEQIGKILGVPAEGIRNFSEDAVFNIIGNTVNNHDNGSLFNYFPTFNPIDKLVELFEENKKLYERLLESEREKVELLRNKQ
- a CDS encoding relaxase/mobilization nuclease domain-containing protein — encoded protein: MASILGSITVMIGKATLGSYAKGLIEYCYYDKHVSTRMRQSLDEQDVRGELVYIQNLGIKMQADGKLDLDYLINQFNSNHMQNTNLKKFMWHQSFSFAPGEKPGNETIAEISTEYAKEFGFEQNQMLVFKHEDSANLHFHIVANRINFNGKNTSKHFHNYARTGEFCRRMEQRLELIQAPEMRINKRLGLENVLTDKQHLKLKSSIDQLLNTAASIDEIKAKLLTQGYKTYVGRGIAFYHMRKNIKIKGSDLGRSYSLASIEKRLAQNIGIEVKEQLQQVQKKTEKAGPWHLSASF
- a CDS encoding transposase, whose protein sequence is MKQSRRKFTAKFKAMVAVEALKERESLSELATRFEIHPTQVSAWKREFLERAEKAFGEEPSKEEESVDVDNLFKQIGQLQVENDFLKKA